A region of Candidatus Parvarchaeota archaeon DNA encodes the following proteins:
- a CDS encoding glycosyltransferase, with protein MPEYSSFTLIVPTLNEKANIGVLLREIRKLYPGLKIIVSDDGSVDGTKKTVESCRHYGRNLLFLDRSGSSTKGLAASVLDGVAACKTPYFIVMDGDMQHPPEAVDDIIHAFESSNHPDLVVACRASVNGWPAHRRLMSLAASAIGAVSLAVRGRQSDFDVLSGFFGMKKTAFEKLSAARINKSGYKLLFDIAKQLPAQTKISKIYYVFGARGSGKSKIGLKHIVAYLKSTIT; from the coding sequence ATGCCCGAATACTCAAGCTTCACCCTCATAGTGCCAACCCTGAATGAGAAAGCCAACATTGGCGTTCTTTTGAGGGAAATAAGGAAACTCTATCCGGGGCTCAAGATAATCGTCTCTGATGACGGCTCAGTTGACGGCACAAAAAAAACTGTTGAGTCGTGCAGGCATTATGGTCGCAATTTGTTATTTCTTGACAGGTCAGGTTCAAGCACCAAAGGGCTTGCTGCAAGCGTGCTTGATGGTGTGGCAGCTTGCAAGACGCCTTACTTTATTGTAATGGATGGGGACATGCAGCACCCGCCTGAGGCTGTTGATGATATTATTCATGCATTTGAGTCTTCCAACCACCCTGATTTGGTTGTCGCTTGTCGTGCAAGTGTAAATGGCTGGCCAGCCCACCGCAGGCTTATGAGTCTTGCTGCAAGTGCAATAGGCGCGGTTTCTCTTGCAGTCAGGGGCAGGCAAAGCGACTTTGATGTTCTTTCCGGGTTTTTTGGCATGAAAAAAACAGCCTTTGAAAAACTTTCCGCAGCAAGGATAAACAAAAGCGGCTATAAGCTCCTTTTTGACATTGCAAAGCAGCTTCCCGCCCAAACTAAAATTTCAAAAATCTACTATGTGTTTGGCGCGCGCGGGTCAGGCAAGTCAAAAATCGGCCTGAAGCACATTGTCGCCTACCTCAAATCCACAATCACCTAA
- a CDS encoding class I SAM-dependent methyltransferase, whose product MKRIDYEKMARVQNTNWWFVSRQLLLCQLVQSITPKKQKTVILEIGCGTGSNLSKLSSFGKAIGLDNSKIALSFCRNQGLDARLGDALDLPFKDNFADIVVYADVLEHIADDKRAVAQAYRVLKPGGYLIATVPAYPWLFSLHDIAVGHKRRHTTKSIAGLLSMFEILRCSHFFSYALFPAVAARLVKKLASVEGSDDFSVPGPVNSLLLSLSAAERKAISMGASIPVGTSIICVARKKP is encoded by the coding sequence ATGAAGCGCATTGACTATGAAAAAATGGCCCGGGTGCAAAACACCAACTGGTGGTTTGTTTCAAGGCAGCTTTTGCTCTGCCAGCTAGTCCAGTCAATAACCCCAAAAAAGCAAAAGACGGTGATTTTGGAAATCGGCTGTGGCACCGGCTCTAATCTATCCAAACTTTCATCTTTTGGCAAGGCCATTGGGCTTGACAACTCAAAAATAGCCCTCTCATTTTGCCGCAACCAGGGTCTGGATGCGCGGCTTGGGGATGCACTGGACCTGCCGTTCAAGGATAACTTTGCCGATATAGTCGTCTATGCCGATGTTCTTGAGCACATTGCAGACGACAAAAGAGCCGTGGCGCAGGCATACAGGGTGCTCAAGCCCGGGGGCTATTTAATAGCCACGGTTCCTGCATACCCGTGGCTGTTTTCCCTTCATGATATTGCGGTAGGCCACAAGCGAAGGCACACCACAAAATCCATTGCAGGCCTCCTTTCAATGTTTGAAATACTCAGGTGCTCCCATTTTTTCTCATATGCCCTTTTTCCCGCAGTTGCCGCAAGGCTTGTAAAAAAACTTGCAAGTGTGGAAGGCTCTGACGATTTCTCGGTTCCAGGCCCAGTCAATTCCCTTCTCCTGTCTCTTTCTGCCGCCGAGCGCAAGGCTATTTCAATGGGGGCTTCAATTCCCGTTGGCACAAGCATTATCTGCGTTGCCAGGAAAAAACCCTGA
- a CDS encoding glycosyltransferase — translation MNMGRKAKIAIILPVHNGTSYLERSIKSIRSHMRRLGEGDYEIIISEDGSTDGTAGLLERIRASQNGILVLSSKTRLGKGAAIELACKNTKAEKIVYFDADLATQLEALAGLIRLLDDNDVVIGSRYASGAKANRKPLRWALSFCYLKLINLLFGANITDYQCGFKAYRRDVFLDVSRKVKDKWWFWDTEFLLEALDAGKKICEVPVFWDEQKDTTFSIFKDTKNMAVALAKYRLRKSGFFPGNADNACANGN, via the coding sequence ATGAACATGGGAAGAAAAGCCAAGATTGCGATAATACTGCCTGTCCACAATGGCACTAGCTACCTTGAGCGCTCAATAAAAAGCATCCGAAGCCACATGCGCAGGCTTGGGGAAGGGGATTATGAAATAATAATTTCAGAGGATGGGAGCACTGATGGGACTGCGGGACTTTTGGAAAGAATAAGGGCTTCACAGAACGGGATACTGGTATTGAGCAGCAAAACCCGCCTTGGCAAGGGCGCAGCCATAGAACTTGCATGCAAAAACACCAAGGCTGAAAAAATTGTATATTTTGACGCCGACCTGGCAACGCAGCTTGAGGCGCTTGCAGGCCTCATACGGTTGCTTGATGACAATGACGTGGTAATAGGTTCCAGATATGCCAGTGGGGCAAAGGCGAACAGAAAGCCGCTGCGATGGGCTTTGAGTTTTTGTTACCTCAAACTAATCAACTTGCTTTTTGGCGCAAATATTACGGACTACCAGTGCGGATTCAAGGCTTACAGGCGGGATGTGTTTTTGGATGTGAGCAGGAAAGTTAAGGATAAGTGGTGGTTCTGGGACACGGAGTTTTTGCTTGAGGCACTGGACGCAGGAAAAAAAATATGTGAAGTGCCAGTTTTTTGGGACGAGCAAAAGGACACGACTTTTAGCATATTCAAGGATACAAAGAACATGGCAGTGGCGCTTGCCAAATACAGGCTGCGAAAGTCAGGGTTTTTTCCTGGCAACGCAGATAATGCTTGTGCCAACGGGAATTGA